A stretch of DNA from Mesorhizobium onobrychidis:
GGCCCGAACAGGCCCTCGGTATCGCGATGGACGAGCATCGGCGGCGCGGTGAAGGGGACACCGGCGGCTTTTGCCGAGGCGTGAAAATCGTCGAGGCCCGAAATGTCGAGATAGACGGTGCCGGCCGGCAGGCCATCGGTGAACAGCAGCCGCACGTCGCCGGCCATGATGAAGGCGATGCCGGGCGGATCAAAGCGTGCGTGCACCGTCATGCCGAGCACGTCATGCCAGAACGTCAGCGTTGCATCGAGATCGCGCCCGGCTGAAAGCGCGACCTGACGGACCGCGCCGATGGCAGGCATTTCTAAATACTGAAACTAGTGCCGCAGCCGCACGAGGCGACCGCATTCGGGTTCCTGATCTGGAACGACTGGCCCATCAAGTCGTCGACGAAATCGATCACCGAGCCACCCATATAGACCAGCGAGAGGTCGTCGATCAGTACGGTTGCGCCGTCTTTCTCGATGGCGACGTCGTCATCGTTGCGCGTGTCGACCAGGTCGAACTTGTAGGAAAAACCGGAGCAGCCGCCGCCCTCGACCGAAACGCGCAGCGCCTTCTTGCCGGCTTCGCCAGATACAATCTTCGCGATCCTCCTGGCGGCGGCGTCCGTCATCTCGACTTTCATGGCAGTCTTGGCATCCGCGCCCATGGGCGTCACCTTGCTTTCGGTTTCACATGATAGGTATGAAGCGCGAGAGGGCAAGTCAACTGCGGCATAGGCTATGACAATTGAGTTGGGGCGATGACAAATGAGTTGGGCGACATCGGATTCGGTTATCGGCCGCGCGCAGCCTATGCCTGCGATCCGGCGAAGTCGCGCGGGCGGCTGTTCGACGAGGTGGAGAGCCCGACCCGGACGCCGTTCCAGCGCGACCGCGACCGCATCATCCATTCGACGGCATTCCGCCGGCTGAAGCACAAGACGCAAGTGTTCGTCGCGCATGAGGGCGATCATTACCGCACCCGGCTGACGCATTCGATCGAGGTGGCGCAGATAGCGCGCGCCCTGGCGCGGGCGCTGCGCGGCGACGAGGACCTGGCCGAAGCGGTGGCGCTGGTGCACGATTTCGGCCACACGCCCTTCGGCCATACCGGCGAGGACGCGCTGAACGAGAAAATGGTCGCCTGGGGCGGCTTCGATCACAATGCGCAATCGCTGCGCGTGGTGACGCGGCTGGAGAGCCGCTATGCCGAATTCGACGGGCTGAACCTCACCTGGGAAACGCTGGAGGGGCTGGTCAAGCACAACGGCCCGCTGACCGACGCCAGGGGAAAAGGCCTGAAGGGGCCGGTGCCGCAAGCGATCCGCGACTATTCGGAGCTGCACGACCTCGAACTCGACCGCTTCGCCGGCATCGAGGCGCAGTGCGCGGCAATCGCCGACGACATCGCCTACAACACCCATGACATCGACGACGGCCTGAGATCCGGCTTCCTGACGCTGGACATGCTGGAAAAGGTCTCGCTGCCCGGCTCGATCCTGGAAGGCGTGCGCCAGCGCTATCCGGCGCTGGACGATGTGAGGACAGGGCACGAACTGATGCGACGGCAGATCACGATGATGGTCGAGGATGTCATCGTTTCCACCACCGCCAATCTGGCCCGCATCAAGCCGGACAGCGCCGACGCGGTAAGGGCGGCAGGCGAGACGATGGTGACCTTTTCAGCCGAAATGGCCGCGTTCGAAAAGGAATTGAAGGCCTTTCTCTACAAGCATCTCTACCGGCACAGCGAGGTCATGCGCGTGCGTAACGAGGCCGAGCAGATCGTCAACGACCTGTTCGAGGTCTATTTCGCCGATCCGCGCGCCATGCCCGACGGCTGGCGCGAAGGGCTCGACCGGGCCGACGATCGCATCAAGGCGCGCAGCGTCGCCGATTTCCTGGCGGGTATGACGGATACGTACGCTTTGAAAGAACACCGCCGTTTGTTTGACCATACGCCTGAATTAAGCTAGGCCGAACTCGATTTGCCGGCCAATAAGCCGGATCCCTGCAAAGCCGCCAGAGCCACACCCCAGAGCCACCCCAATGAACATCTTCGCCGATTTCAACGCGCGAATCACCAGAGCTGTCGAAGCGCTTGATTTGAAAGACAAAGACGGCGGTGCGCTGGACCTGTCGCGCATCGCCGTCGAGCCGCCGCGCGACGCCAGCCATGGCGACCTGGCGACCAATGCGGCAATGGTGCTGGCCAAGCCGACCGGCCAGTCGCCACGCGCACTGGCTGAAAGGCTGGCGCAGGCGCTGCGCGCCGACATCGACATCGCTGCTGCAGACGTTGCCGGTCCGGGCTTCGTCAATCTCAGGCTCAAGGACGCCTTCTGGCAGGTACACCTGACTGCGCTGCTCGGCGAAGGCCGCGATTACGGCCGCTCGACAGTCGGCGGCGGCAAGAAAGCCAATGTCGAATATGTCTCGGCTAACCCTACCGGACCGATGCATGTCGGCCATTGCCGTGGCGCCGTGGTGGGTGATGCGCTCGCCAATCTGATGGCCTTCGCCGGTTATGACGTGACCAAGGAATATGTCATCAACGACGCTGGTTCGCAGATCGACGTGCTCGGCCGTTCTGCCATGCTGCGTTACCGCGAGGCGCTCGGCGACGACATCGGCGAGATTCCGGCCGGGCTCTATCCGGGCGACTATCTCATCCCGGTCGGCCAGGCGCTGGCCAGCGAATTCGACCGCTCCCTGCTGCAGATGCAGGACGAAGAAGCGCTTGCGATCGTCAAGGACAGGACGATCGATGCGATGATGGCGATGATCCGTGAGGATCTGGCGCTGCTCAATGTGCATCACGACGTCTTTTTCTCGGAGCGCACGCTGCATGCCGACAACGCCCGGAAAATCCGCTCGGCGATCAACGACCTCACGCTCAAGGGTCATATTTACAAGGGCAAGCTGCCGCCGCCCAAGGGCGAGAAGCCGGACGACTGGGAGGATCGCGAGCAGACGCTGTTCCGCTCGACAGCGGTCGGCGACGACATGGACCGGGCGCTGGTCAAGTCGGACGGCACCTTCACCTATTTCGCCGCGGACGTCGCCTATTTGAAGGACAAGGTCGATCGCGGTTTCGTCGAGCTGATCTATGTGCTTGGCGCCGATCATGGCGGCTATGTGAAGCGCCTGGAAGCGCTCGCCCGGGCGATTTCCGGCGACGAGGTGAAGCTTACCGTGCTGCTTTGCCAGCTGGTGAGGCTTTTTCGCGAGGGCGAACCGGTGCGCATGTCGAAGCGGTCGGGCGATTTCGTGACGCTGCGCGAAGTGGTGGAGGAGGTCGGCCGCGATCCGATCCGCTTTATGATGCTCTACCGCAAGAACGATGCGCCGCTCGATTTCGACTTCGCCAAGGTGACCGAGCAGTCGAAGGACAATCCGGTGTTTTACGTGCAGTACGCTTCGGCGCGCTGCCATTCGGTGTTCCGGCAGGCGAGCGAACAGTTGGGCGAGGCCAATTTCGACCGCAATCGGCTGGCCGCCGCCACCGCTTCGCTGACCGACGAAGGCGAGATCGGCCTGATCAGGAAGCTTGCCGAATATCCGCGGCTGATTGAATCCGCGGCACTTGCGCTCGAGCCGCACCGGCTGGCATTCTACCTCTACGATCTCGCCTCTAGCTTCCACGGACATTGGAACCGCGGCACCGAGAATCCGGACTTACGTTTTGTTAAGGTTAACGACCGACAATTGACGCATGCCAGA
This window harbors:
- a CDS encoding VOC family protein, with protein sequence MPAIGAVRQVALSAGRDLDATLTFWHDVLGMTVHARFDPPGIAFIMAGDVRLLFTDGLPAGTVYLDISGLDDFHASAKAAGVPFTAPPMLVHRDTEGLFGPAGESEWMAFLKDPAGNTIGLVERHPPEQQ
- the erpA gene encoding iron-sulfur cluster insertion protein ErpA; translated protein: MGADAKTAMKVEMTDAAARRIAKIVSGEAGKKALRVSVEGGGCSGFSYKFDLVDTRNDDDVAIEKDGATVLIDDLSLVYMGGSVIDFVDDLMGQSFQIRNPNAVASCGCGTSFSI
- a CDS encoding deoxyguanosinetriphosphate triphosphohydrolase; protein product: MTNELGDIGFGYRPRAAYACDPAKSRGRLFDEVESPTRTPFQRDRDRIIHSTAFRRLKHKTQVFVAHEGDHYRTRLTHSIEVAQIARALARALRGDEDLAEAVALVHDFGHTPFGHTGEDALNEKMVAWGGFDHNAQSLRVVTRLESRYAEFDGLNLTWETLEGLVKHNGPLTDARGKGLKGPVPQAIRDYSELHDLELDRFAGIEAQCAAIADDIAYNTHDIDDGLRSGFLTLDMLEKVSLPGSILEGVRQRYPALDDVRTGHELMRRQITMMVEDVIVSTTANLARIKPDSADAVRAAGETMVTFSAEMAAFEKELKAFLYKHLYRHSEVMRVRNEAEQIVNDLFEVYFADPRAMPDGWREGLDRADDRIKARSVADFLAGMTDTYALKEHRRLFDHTPELS
- the argS gene encoding arginine--tRNA ligase, which translates into the protein MNIFADFNARITRAVEALDLKDKDGGALDLSRIAVEPPRDASHGDLATNAAMVLAKPTGQSPRALAERLAQALRADIDIAAADVAGPGFVNLRLKDAFWQVHLTALLGEGRDYGRSTVGGGKKANVEYVSANPTGPMHVGHCRGAVVGDALANLMAFAGYDVTKEYVINDAGSQIDVLGRSAMLRYREALGDDIGEIPAGLYPGDYLIPVGQALASEFDRSLLQMQDEEALAIVKDRTIDAMMAMIREDLALLNVHHDVFFSERTLHADNARKIRSAINDLTLKGHIYKGKLPPPKGEKPDDWEDREQTLFRSTAVGDDMDRALVKSDGTFTYFAADVAYLKDKVDRGFVELIYVLGADHGGYVKRLEALARAISGDEVKLTVLLCQLVRLFREGEPVRMSKRSGDFVTLREVVEEVGRDPIRFMMLYRKNDAPLDFDFAKVTEQSKDNPVFYVQYASARCHSVFRQASEQLGEANFDRNRLAAATASLTDEGEIGLIRKLAEYPRLIESAALALEPHRLAFYLYDLASSFHGHWNRGTENPDLRFVKVNDRQLTHARLGLVQAVSDVLTSGLTLIGADAPTEMR